CATGGCGCGCCAGTGCCAGGCATACGTGAGGAACACAAACCAGACCATGCCGGCCGTCAGGAAGTAGTAAACCAGCACAAAGATCACAATGCACGAGAGATTCTCGCCGGCGGTGGGCTCCGAATGGCGCAGAGTGCCATCCTTGCGACAGACAATATCCTCGCGGGAGCCGGAAGTGAATTGCAAGAGCCAGCTGGGGATAGAGACACAGAAATGAGACTGCTGTGGGGCTGGAGGAAGCACAAAGTGAACTCACCCAATGCAGGCAATTAGGAAGCACAAATTGATGTAGAATACAATCACAGCCGGATACTTGTTGGCATTCTGCCAGTCGATGAAGAAGGTGGCCACCACAAACAGATTGGAGATCAGGCACAGCGTGCCCGCCCATCCAATCAGCTTGTGGATCTGCCGATGCTCATCGTCCGTGTACAAAGGATCCTTGCAGCGTACACCACAGCCCTCGATGTCCGGATAATAGCTGGCCGCAGTCTCGGCGGGCACCAGCGGACTCAGGCACTGGCCGGTTACATTGAATTTCATGCCGCGAGCACCGTTTGTGCATTTCGTTGGAAAAAGCGTTTCGTTGCAGCGCAGGAATTTCGGGAAAAACGTTGTGTTGTATAGAATGCGACAGGGTTCCAGCGTAATCCGGCACATTTCATACGACGGCAGGTAGACCATGTCCTGGCCGTTGATTTTCTCGCACTTCGGCTTGAAAACAGCGCACAAAAATGGCTATaagtgggagtgggaaggGGAAAGGTGTTAGCCAATAAAATCCAAACAATTTCTACTGCGAATTACGTACCTGAATAACCGCCCAACATTTTGGTACATGCCGCAGAGCGTAGTAATCGTTGAGCTTCTCGTTGAGCTCTTTCTCGGTGTGAAAATCTGTTAAATCGAGGCTACTCAATTCATAGGGCAATTTGGACCCAAAGCAGGTGTTCGTGAGATTTGTGGTGGCATAGCAGCGACCCCGTCGCACACACTGAATGTGGCGACTGTCCAGCCCATCGAACCAGGGCTTGTCATCCTTGCCTTTCTTTCCATACAGACGATAATTGAGAGTGCCATTGATGAGCTCCAGTTCCACGTCCACTTGCTTGACACTGCCCGGCGTGGTGCTGCTATACTTAGACAGGCTGCCTGTCGTCGATCGCACGCAGATGGAGGCCACCCACAGGCAAATGATCGCCAGCTCCCAGCAATCCCTGGTGTGCGGGGGGAGAGTAAGCGATTAAATGGTTTCACATAAGCCATTCGCTATTTActtacatttgcataattccgTATGTGTCGAGAGTCGAGAGAATAATATTCGCTAATAATACATCCAATTGCAGCCAGCCTTTTGTGAATATCAATGGGCCCCAAGCGGCAGCCGCTCCTTGTTTGGGAGCCACTTGGCGGATAGGATCGCTTGGCGGAGCTACTTCAAAGCATTGTGCTGATGATTTCGTTATATTCGAGTCCTCCCTCGAAATGGCCTGGTTCGAGGAATATTTTgaattgattaaaaatatggaaccaaagagaaaaacaaaaaaaaacgcgaCTCCGCGGCCGAGAATTAagaacagtgtgaccgcggaaatatcgataaaatatacagcATAAGCCTCAAGAATATACCTTATCATTTAAagaatataccgtaaatataccgtcataataatcatattcctcgattttgatgttctactTGATATTACTAACTAGTTAGCagtctcagcgctaaaactattattttatcgaatttatcaatcaatttttcactagattggctagttttcgttacttccttttattggaattaagtttaaaactaaGAAGTCAAACAAACATAGATGGCATAAAGACACTTAAATATACACCCGTATTGGAATATtgatatcaatatatcgataaaAACCATCAAGGTATAATTAAACAAGCGTTATTAGGTGAGGTGCTTAGGTGTTGGACAACCCTCCAGAGGGTTGTCCAACACCAAGGCGACAGCTTTATTATAATGCTATTTTGGTTGGTTCACATTTTAAGGTTTTAACTTAATTTGAGAAcattccaataaaaataagtcgTGAAAACATGCCGAGCTTGTGTAGATTTGATTGATAAActggataaaattatagtcttagggctgagagtcctaacttgctacaaatattaaatagaacataaaaattgaggaaaatgatttaagatttacgatgtatttacggtatatttttagaaCGAAAAGGTATactttggtattttttttaaggTTTTACATCgctaattccgcggtcacactgcatcCATCCCTACACCGCTTGGTTTTTATTTCACGgtccaacaaaaatacaaaaagaaagggCGCTTGGAGGCTTGGTTCTGAATTGAATTATCCAAAATACAAGCCATGGACGTTGCTACAGCAGTGCCCCAGCACACTGCGAACGAAGTGAAGCCCCAGGCAGCAAGCCAGCCGCCGGCCCCGGCGGTCGCAAAGGCAACAAACGAAAATGGTGTACAAACAGGAGGAGCAAAAAAATCAGAAACTAAAACTGGCTCTGGTGCGTACCCGCTGCCCGGATATGCTAAAACGCTaatggatgggatgggttgTGTGTGCACAACAACTAATTTCTTGTTTACTCTCAATGCAGAATCAACACATTCACATTCCAATATGGTGGCTGAAAAGGTGGAGGAGAAATCTAAGGCCGAGTTGTCCACTGAGAAAGTATTGATTACCATATGCAGTGCCGATCGCAAGACCAAGAAGACCTTCATGTCCTTGCCCTCGAGAAAGGATGTGATCGACAAGGGTAAGTAGTGAAATCTTTCCTTGGCAATTTCTTCAATttactgaaaattaattaaatgttttttttagcCCACAAGTACGGATTGGTGGGCAACACCATTGTCCTGGAGACCAACGGTTGCGAGATATGCGAGGATGAGGTCCTCCTGTTTGCAGCCAAGGAGAAGATTCTGTTAATGCTGCTGGCCGAATCGGATGAATATGTTATTCTGCCTCCGCCCTCGCCACTGAGCCGATCGGAGCGTGCTGGCAGCTCGGTGGATCCCAGCTTCTATGCCAACAACAGTATTGTATCGAATGCCAATGACTCGACCGTCTCCAACGACGAGACTCTGTCGCTGGCCAGCGTTACGCCCAGCAATTCGAAGACGTCGGCGCTGTTTAAAGATTTCTCGATACCTTGGAACAAGGTACCCAACGACATAATGAAATTGCTGCGAGGAAAGAGCAGCCTGGGCAAGCGCCTGAACACCTTTGGCAATATCCTTGTGGAGGCATTGCGGGACCGCTCTGTCCATATACCCATAAAGGTGTTCCGGCAAGTGGCGCAGCAGGCGGCCGACAAGTACCCAGACTCGCTGATGGAAAAGGATCGCGAGGGCCAACTGCTGGCCACCACGCCCCAGTCGCTCATCTCGAAAATGATCAACCGCAACAATGCCCTGAACAGGCCACAGAAGCGAGCCAGCGGCTCCAGTAACTCGGGCAACTTTGAGATCCACATCACCAGCAAGAAGCGCAAGTCCAGTGTGGGCGGCAGCTCAGCGCCCAACGGCGATGCCAAGGCACTGGCAGCCAGCCGGGAtctggaggagaagaaggagctgCTCATCTCTAGCTACCGTGGCAGCACCACTGTCGAGCCAGCCACCATAACGGAGTACATGAAGGAATGCTTTCCGCTGCAGCGCGCGTTCTTCAACAACAGCGAAAAGATCCCAGACATCACATCCATCAAGGACAACTGGCCGTATATCTTCAACAAGGAGCTGCTGTACCAGCACTTCGAGCTGCTCATGTCAATCGATCCGCGGGTGCTGGAGAAGCGCTTGACTGGCGAGAAGGAGCGCATATTCAGGGTCTTCAAGGCTTCGAAGAACAAGAAGATCAGTGCCCTGGAGGAGAGCAATGCCAATTTGTTGCGTGGCCTGGCCTACCATTTCAACGAGGATCCCGATTACATATTCAAGCAGCTCGACAAGGGCCCCTATCCCAAAGACGTGCTGCAGCAAATGAATCCAACAAATGCCCCCTGGGTGGCTCTAGTCAGTGAGTATACCAAACATTAGCCAAAACGAAAGCCAAGGACTAAGAAAATCTATTGCAGATACGCCCATGACAACAGCCGATGGTGTGGAAGCGCAGAATGAGGCCATGGTTTATATTGAGGGCCAGATAATGGCCCAATTTACCGCCAA
The sequence above is a segment of the Drosophila subobscura isolate 14011-0131.10 chromosome U, UCBerk_Dsub_1.0, whole genome shotgun sequence genome. Coding sequences within it:
- the LOC117902561 gene encoding uncharacterized protein LOC117902561, encoding MDVATAVPQHTANEVKPQAASQPPAPAVAKATNENGVQTGGAKKSETKTGSESTHSHSNMVAEKVEEKSKAELSTEKVLITICSADRKTKKTFMSLPSRKDVIDKAHKYGLVGNTIVLETNGCEICEDEVLLFAAKEKILLMLLAESDEYVILPPPSPLSRSERAGSSVDPSFYANNSIVSNANDSTVSNDETLSLASVTPSNSKTSALFKDFSIPWNKVPNDIMKLLRGKSSLGKRLNTFGNILVEALRDRSVHIPIKVFRQVAQQAADKYPDSLMEKDREGQLLATTPQSLISKMINRNNALNRPQKRASGSSNSGNFEIHITSKKRKSSVGGSSAPNGDAKALAASRDLEEKKELLISSYRGSTTVEPATITEYMKECFPLQRAFFNNSEKIPDITSIKDNWPYIFNKELLYQHFELLMSIDPRVLEKRLTGEKERIFRVFKASKNKKISALEESNANLLRGLAYHFNEDPDYIFKQLDKGPYPKDVLQQMNPTNAPWVALVNTPMTTADGVEAQNEAMVYIEGQIMAQFTANDGDLPDIIAQLICYYYTFNMMYPKEANQTLEFMVLYFLQHAPEQARNSKKPLTANSKFNQLIAKLANANG